In Planococcus shixiaomingii, the DNA window AGTTCTTTAATCATAGGCGGCATGGCTATAAATACCGGCCACCACTTGTGGACAGCCCACCATTTGTTGATGCGTGTTCCAATAATGAAAACGACAAACCCTTCTTGATTCTCAACAGTATATCTGCCTGGAAAGACTTGAGCGCTCATTGTTAACCCTCCTTTTTAAGTGAAAGTTCCTTCGTCTCTTGGCACCAGTCGATAGCTGCTTGAGTTGTCTTCAATCCATAATTCAACGTAATGATCCAAAACGGGGCATCTTCTTCGTCCTTCAACTGGGTGGAAATCATTTCTTTAATACCTGCATATGTGTTGTAACGCTCTTCAAGTTTTTTTTGGTAGTTTTCCAAATGGTATTGAACCGATTGCGGATCTTGGTGGCGGCTGAAAAACAGTTTAAGCAAAAGTTCGTTTTTTTCCACAGTGAGTTCTGAGATGGGTTGTTCAAGCCAGTTTTTAAGTGCTTGAG includes these proteins:
- a CDS encoding PadR family transcriptional regulator, whose amino-acid sequence is MIFILKENHTQYAILGLLTIGCNTGYSIKQMIDTSLNHFWKISYGQIYPMLKLLADKGYATVEDFAQEGKPDKKEYQITAAGTQALKNWLEQPISELTVEKNELLLKLFFSRHQDPQSVQYHLENYQKKLEERYNTYAGIKEMISTQLKDEEDAPFWIITLNYGLKTTQAAIDWCQETKELSLKKEG